The proteins below are encoded in one region of Paralysiella testudinis:
- a CDS encoding YheT family hydrolase: MPSEQQRQQRLAALPTYRSPVWLKGGHAQTIWAKTRLPPAPPYRRQVLTDSTGQTAIPYDWIDTDCADAPLLVLFHGLEGSSHSHYARALMQAVAERGWQGCVAHFRGCGGIANTAPIAYHSGDSAEIGHYLATLRRLHPQRPLYAAGVSLGGNALAKYLGETGDAALCDAAAVISAPVDLPAASVALERGLSRRLYAPYFLHTLLPKVRAEAAQYPPFDLNAVLKSRSLGDFDNAFTAPVHGFADKNDYYRRAAAKPLLRHIRKPTLLLNAQNDPFMPAAALPRISDVSEQVYLHQPPQGGHVGFVSGSGRGHLRWLPETLLAFFEFETDPS, encoded by the coding sequence ATGCCATCTGAGCAACAACGCCAACAGCGCCTAGCGGCCCTGCCCACTTATCGCAGCCCGGTTTGGCTCAAAGGCGGCCACGCGCAAACCATCTGGGCCAAAACCCGCCTGCCGCCTGCGCCGCCCTACCGCCGCCAAGTGCTCACCGACAGCACCGGCCAAACGGCCATTCCGTACGACTGGATCGACACCGATTGCGCCGATGCCCCGCTGCTGGTGCTGTTTCACGGCCTTGAAGGCAGCAGCCACAGCCACTACGCCCGCGCCCTGATGCAGGCCGTGGCCGAGCGCGGCTGGCAAGGCTGCGTGGCGCATTTTCGCGGCTGCGGCGGCATTGCCAACACCGCGCCGATTGCCTATCACTCCGGCGACAGCGCCGAAATCGGCCATTATCTGGCCACCTTGCGCCGCCTGCATCCACAGCGCCCGCTCTACGCCGCCGGGGTTTCCTTGGGCGGCAATGCACTGGCCAAATACCTAGGCGAAACCGGCGATGCCGCCCTGTGTGATGCCGCTGCCGTGATTAGCGCACCGGTAGACTTACCCGCCGCCAGCGTGGCTTTAGAGCGCGGCTTGTCGCGCCGCCTGTATGCACCTTATTTTTTGCACACCCTGCTGCCCAAAGTGCGTGCCGAAGCGGCGCAATATCCGCCGTTTGATTTAAATGCGGTGTTAAAAAGCCGCAGCTTGGGCGACTTTGACAACGCCTTTACCGCACCCGTACACGGCTTTGCCGATAAAAACGACTACTACCGCCGCGCCGCCGCCAAACCCTTGCTGCGCCACATCCGCAAACCCACCTTGCTGCTCAACGCCCAAAACGACCCCTTTATGCCCGCCGCCGCCTTGCCACGCATTAGCGATGTTTCTGAGCAGGTTTATTTGCACCAGCCGCCACAAGGCGGCCATGTCGGCTTTGTAAGCGGCAGCGGGCGCGGCCATTTACGCTGGCTGCCTGAAACCCTGTTGGCGTTTTTTGAATTTGAAACCGATCCATCCTAA
- the yjgA gene encoding ribosome biogenesis factor YjgA, whose protein sequence is MNTTPENDDAWVSKTQKKKQMDALQDLGAELTRLSADTLKKIGLPEDLLQAVLAHKKITSNSALKRQVQYIGRLMRETDPAPIEAYLAKIKGDNTAHNAYMQRLEMLRERLIEHDDVLTELVAKYPAINVGSLRTLIRNARKEKEQAKPPKAYRALFQQLRAEIGENDAI, encoded by the coding sequence ATGAATACCACCCCCGAAAACGACGACGCTTGGGTTAGCAAAACCCAAAAGAAAAAACAAATGGACGCCCTGCAAGATTTGGGTGCCGAACTCACCCGCCTGTCTGCCGACACACTGAAAAAAATCGGCCTGCCCGAAGATTTGCTGCAAGCCGTGCTGGCGCACAAAAAAATCACCTCCAACAGCGCCCTGAAGCGGCAAGTGCAATACATCGGCCGCCTGATGCGCGAAACCGACCCCGCACCCATCGAAGCCTATCTGGCCAAAATCAAGGGCGACAACACCGCCCACAATGCCTATATGCAACGGCTGGAAATGCTGCGTGAGCGTTTGATTGAACACGACGACGTGCTCACCGAATTGGTGGCCAAATACCCCGCTATCAATGTGGGCAGTCTGCGCACCCTTATCCGCAACGCACGCAAGGAAAAAGAGCAGGCCAAGCCGCCCAAAGCCTACCGCGCCCTGTTCCAACAATTGCGTGCCGAAATCGGCGAAAACGATGCCATCTGA
- the pmbA gene encoding metalloprotease PmbA, with protein sequence MFHHRAEELQNLCAQVLDLAKQQGATAAEADVSESNGQSVQVRLQEIEQIEYQQDKSLDITVYVGQAKGRASTADFSPQALQDTVTAAANIARYTAQDAYAGLADAALMATDLGDADAYHPWALPVAEAVDLARQCEAAAQAADTRIQNSEGASVQTGHYQYVYGNSHGFLAHQQGSRHSISCSVVAADKNGMQRDYWYDLARSAADLDSAEAIGQTAAKRTVRRLNAQSVPTGVYPVLFDATVSGSLIGHLVGALSGGALYRQTSFLVDSLGTQVLASWVNLHERPHIPKALGSAWFDAEGVATAARTVVGAGVVEGYFLSSYSARKLGMHTTANAGGAHNLHLDATCATQADLLRQMGSGLLVTELMGQGVNTITGDYSRGAAGFWVENGVIAYPVEEITIASRLQDMFMGMVGAADDALKRSAHKVGSVLIERMTVAGQ encoded by the coding sequence ATGTTTCACCATCGTGCCGAAGAATTGCAAAATTTGTGCGCCCAAGTGTTGGATTTGGCCAAGCAGCAAGGTGCCACTGCGGCGGAGGCCGATGTGAGCGAATCCAACGGCCAGTCGGTGCAGGTGCGGCTGCAAGAAATCGAGCAAATCGAATACCAGCAAGACAAATCGCTGGACATCACTGTGTATGTGGGCCAAGCCAAAGGACGGGCCAGCACCGCCGACTTTTCGCCGCAGGCCTTGCAAGACACGGTAACCGCAGCGGCCAATATCGCCCGCTACACCGCGCAAGACGCGTATGCCGGGCTGGCCGATGCGGCGCTGATGGCCACCGATTTGGGTGATGCCGATGCGTATCATCCGTGGGCGCTGCCGGTGGCCGAAGCGGTGGATTTGGCGCGCCAATGTGAAGCCGCGGCTCAGGCTGCCGACACACGTATTCAAAATTCCGAAGGCGCCAGCGTACAAACCGGCCATTACCAATATGTGTATGGCAACAGCCACGGCTTTTTGGCGCACCAGCAAGGCAGCCGCCACAGCATTTCGTGCAGCGTGGTGGCCGCCGATAAGAATGGCATGCAGCGCGATTATTGGTATGACTTGGCTCGCAGCGCCGCCGATTTGGACAGCGCCGAAGCCATCGGCCAAACCGCCGCCAAGCGCACTGTACGCCGCCTGAATGCGCAAAGCGTGCCCACCGGCGTGTATCCGGTGCTGTTTGATGCCACCGTTTCAGGCAGCCTGATTGGCCATTTGGTGGGGGCACTCAGCGGCGGCGCGCTGTATCGGCAAACCAGTTTTTTGGTTGATAGCTTAGGCACCCAGGTATTGGCATCGTGGGTAAACCTGCACGAGCGCCCGCATATTCCCAAAGCGCTGGGCAGTGCGTGGTTTGACGCCGAAGGCGTGGCCACGGCGGCGCGCACGGTGGTGGGCGCGGGCGTGGTGGAGGGCTATTTTTTAAGCAGCTACAGCGCCCGCAAGCTGGGCATGCACACCACCGCCAATGCCGGCGGCGCACACAATCTGCACTTGGATGCCACCTGCGCCACCCAAGCGGATTTGCTGCGGCAAATGGGCAGCGGGCTATTGGTGACCGAGCTGATGGGGCAGGGCGTGAACACCATCACCGGCGACTATTCGCGCGGCGCGGCCGGTTTTTGGGTGGAAAACGGCGTGATTGCCTATCCGGTGGAAGAAATCACCATCGCATCGCGCCTGCAAGATATGTTTATGGGCATGGTGGGTGCCGCCGACGATGCCTTGAAACGCAGCGCGCATAAAGTGGGCTCGGTGTTGATTGAGCGGATGACGGTGGCCGGGCAGTAA
- a CDS encoding disulfide bond formation protein B, which translates to MNYRKALGLVVLLAAATSVGSFYAQYVQGLNPCPLCIIQRVAVMATGLVALLCLLWPLAKQWGRTAAALLASVAPLGGLGVALYQIWLQSLPEMEQPSCGAPWTFRLREAPLFDWYEPVIRGTGNCGVVERVFGVPLPIWSALFFSAVLLWLWLMWWRNRRA; encoded by the coding sequence GTGAATTATCGCAAAGCATTAGGGCTGGTGGTGCTGTTGGCGGCGGCCACCAGCGTGGGCTCATTTTATGCACAATATGTGCAGGGTTTAAACCCGTGCCCCTTGTGCATTATCCAGCGTGTGGCGGTGATGGCCACCGGCTTGGTGGCTTTATTGTGCCTGCTGTGGCCGCTGGCCAAGCAATGGGGACGCACCGCTGCTGCGTTGCTGGCCAGCGTGGCACCATTGGGCGGTTTGGGCGTGGCACTCTACCAAATCTGGCTGCAAAGCTTGCCAGAAATGGAGCAGCCCTCGTGCGGCGCACCATGGACCTTCCGCCTGCGGGAAGCGCCGCTGTTCGACTGGTATGAGCCGGTGATTCGCGGCACCGGCAATTGCGGCGTGGTGGAGCGGGTTTTCGGCGTGCCCCTGCCCATTTGGAGCGCCCTGTTTTTCAGCGCCGTGCTGCTGTGGCTGTGGCTGATGTGGTGGCGCAACCGTAGGGCTTGA
- a CDS encoding extracellular solute-binding protein yields the protein MTQAQILLSACAALALAACGGQSSQPAAASAASTPAAASAASSAATSSLPQTDALNIYNWSNYVDESTVSDFAKAQGIKLNYDLYENNETLEAKMLTGKSGYDLVVPGIAFLPRQINAGAYQKVHKDLIPNYKNIDPQLLTMLAEADPGNEYAVPYFSGVNTLAITDKAKEILGGKLPENEWDLLFKPEYTNKLKQCGIALWDTPSEMFPIVLNYMGKDPKGSNPDDIKAAAEVLQAIRPDIKRFSPSVIDELARGDVCLAAGNGGDLNMAKARTEETANGVNITVLTPKGMGFWIESWLIPADAKNVLNAHKYINNTLDAEVAAKNGNAVTFAPASLPARDKMDPKLVAVRSIFPNADDMKHGFVMPQMSDDAKRLSVRLWQQIKVGSH from the coding sequence ATGACCCAAGCTCAAATTCTGCTTTCCGCCTGCGCCGCTTTGGCGCTGGCTGCCTGTGGCGGCCAATCCAGCCAACCCGCTGCCGCTTCGGCTGCATCCACCCCTGCCGCAGCCTCTGCGGCCAGCAGCGCCGCCACAAGCAGCCTGCCGCAAACCGATGCGCTCAATATCTACAACTGGTCGAACTATGTCGATGAAAGCACGGTAAGCGATTTTGCCAAAGCCCAAGGCATCAAATTGAACTACGATTTGTATGAAAACAACGAAACGCTGGAAGCCAAAATGCTCACTGGCAAATCCGGCTACGACCTGGTGGTGCCCGGCATTGCCTTTTTGCCGCGCCAAATCAATGCTGGTGCGTATCAAAAAGTGCACAAAGATTTGATTCCCAACTATAAAAATATCGACCCACAATTGCTCACCATGCTGGCCGAAGCGGATCCGGGCAATGAATATGCCGTGCCGTATTTCAGCGGCGTCAACACCTTGGCCATCACCGACAAAGCCAAAGAAATCTTGGGTGGCAAGCTGCCTGAAAACGAATGGGACTTGCTGTTCAAACCCGAATACACCAATAAGCTGAAGCAATGCGGCATTGCCCTGTGGGACACCCCCAGCGAAATGTTCCCCATTGTGCTGAACTACATGGGCAAAGACCCCAAAGGCAGCAACCCCGACGACATCAAGGCCGCAGCCGAAGTGCTGCAAGCCATCCGCCCCGACATCAAGCGTTTCAGCCCCTCAGTGATTGACGAATTGGCGCGCGGCGACGTGTGCTTGGCCGCAGGCAACGGCGGCGACTTAAACATGGCCAAAGCGCGCACCGAAGAAACCGCCAACGGCGTGAACATCACCGTGCTCACCCCCAAAGGCATGGGTTTTTGGATTGAATCGTGGCTGATTCCGGCCGATGCCAAAAACGTGCTCAATGCGCACAAATACATCAACAACACCTTGGATGCCGAAGTGGCGGCCAAAAACGGCAATGCGGTGACCTTTGCCCCCGCCAGCCTGCCCGCACGCGACAAAATGGACCCCAAATTGGTGGCCGTGCGCTCCATTTTCCCCAATGCCGACGACATGAAACACGGCTTTGTAATGCCGCAAATGAGCGACGACGCCAAAAGACTGAGCGTGCGCCTGTGGCAGCAAATCAAAGTGGGCAGCCACTAA
- a CDS encoding HEPN domain-containing protein, with amino-acid sequence MNIQTLQTHYQAHRQNYSEPFRLRIHRSLSWLDKAAHTADEDLDNRFIMLWIAFNAAYAKETAAGVLGSERSGFRHFLQTLCRLDTEQQIYTLVWESFPGNIRLLLDNRYIFQPFWDFHNGLISETAWQDDFARARQKAHKALAAKDTDTVLAVVFDRLYTLRNQLIHGGATCNSSVNRTQLKDGCAILLRFMPLMLWIMQQNHQHPDWGQPFYPVVKDQ; translated from the coding sequence ATGAATATTCAAACCCTGCAAACCCATTACCAGGCACACCGGCAAAATTACAGCGAGCCCTTCCGCTTGCGCATTCACCGCTCACTCAGTTGGTTAGACAAAGCCGCCCACACCGCAGATGAGGATTTGGACAACCGCTTTATTATGCTGTGGATTGCTTTTAATGCTGCTTATGCCAAAGAAACAGCGGCCGGTGTATTGGGCTCTGAGCGCAGCGGTTTCCGCCATTTTCTGCAAACCTTGTGCCGTTTGGATACCGAGCAGCAAATTTACACATTGGTGTGGGAGTCGTTTCCCGGCAATATCCGCCTGTTGCTGGATAACCGCTATATTTTTCAGCCGTTTTGGGATTTCCACAACGGCCTGATTAGCGAAACCGCGTGGCAAGACGACTTTGCACGGGCGCGGCAAAAGGCGCATAAAGCGCTGGCCGCCAAAGACACCGACACCGTGCTGGCGGTGGTGTTCGACCGCCTCTACACCCTGCGCAACCAGCTTATCCACGGCGGTGCCACCTGCAATAGTTCGGTAAACCGTACCCAGCTTAAAGACGGCTGCGCCATTTTGCTGCGCTTTATGCCGCTGATGCTGTGGATTATGCAGCAAAACCACCAACACCCGGATTGGGGGCAGCCTTTCTATCCGGTGGTAAAAGATCAGTAG
- a CDS encoding NAD-dependent succinate-semialdehyde dehydrogenase gives MMQLKDPSLLKTQCYIDGQWLNADNGAVIAVTNPATGEHIADIPKMGAAEAERAVAAAQTALKGWQAKSAKERSVILRRWFDLMMAHQEDLGIILTSEQGKPLAEAKGEIAYGASYIEWYAEEGKRVYGDIIPGPAADKRVLVTKQPIGVCAAITPWNFPNAMITRKAAPALAAGCSFVVRPASQTPLSALAIAELAHRAGIPAGVFNVITGGSSEIGKVLTEDDRVKKFSFTGSTEVGRKLIAQCAGTVKKVSMELGGNAPFIVFNDADIDAAVEGAMISKYRNAGQTCVCANRLYVQSGVYDAFVDKLTAAVAKFSVGNGLDAGVNFGPLIDQNALAKVQEHIDDAKAKGGEVVAGGQPHALGGLFFQPTIVKNVTQAMKVAKEETFGPLAPVFKFEHEDEVVGYANDTEFGLAAYFYSRDIGRVVRVSENLEYGMVAVNTGILSNEAAPFGGVKQSGLGREGSKYGIEDYVEIKYILLAI, from the coding sequence CTGATGCAATTGAAAGACCCCAGCCTGTTAAAAACACAGTGCTATATCGACGGCCAATGGCTTAATGCCGACAACGGCGCCGTGATTGCCGTTACCAACCCCGCCACCGGCGAACACATTGCCGACATCCCCAAAATGGGCGCTGCCGAAGCCGAGCGTGCCGTGGCCGCCGCCCAAACCGCCTTAAAAGGCTGGCAAGCCAAAAGCGCCAAAGAGCGCAGCGTGATTTTGCGCCGCTGGTTTGACCTGATGATGGCACACCAAGAAGACTTGGGCATCATCCTCACCAGCGAACAAGGCAAACCCTTGGCCGAAGCCAAAGGCGAAATCGCCTACGGTGCCTCCTACATCGAATGGTATGCCGAAGAAGGCAAACGCGTGTATGGCGACATCATCCCCGGCCCCGCTGCCGACAAACGCGTATTGGTTACCAAGCAGCCCATCGGCGTGTGCGCCGCCATCACCCCGTGGAACTTCCCCAACGCCATGATTACCCGCAAAGCCGCTCCGGCATTGGCTGCCGGTTGCAGCTTTGTGGTGCGCCCGGCTTCGCAAACGCCCTTATCGGCGCTGGCGATTGCCGAGCTGGCCCACCGCGCCGGTATTCCGGCCGGGGTGTTTAACGTGATTACCGGCGGCTCTTCCGAAATCGGCAAAGTGCTCACCGAAGACGACCGGGTTAAAAAATTCAGCTTCACCGGCTCCACCGAAGTGGGCCGCAAGCTGATTGCCCAATGCGCGGGCACCGTCAAAAAAGTGTCGATGGAATTGGGCGGCAACGCCCCCTTTATCGTGTTTAACGATGCCGACATCGATGCCGCCGTAGAAGGTGCCATGATTTCCAAATACCGCAACGCCGGCCAAACCTGCGTGTGCGCCAACCGCCTGTATGTGCAAAGCGGCGTCTACGATGCCTTTGTCGACAAACTCACCGCTGCCGTGGCCAAATTCTCCGTGGGCAACGGCTTGGATGCCGGTGTTAACTTCGGCCCGCTGATTGACCAAAACGCCTTGGCCAAAGTGCAAGAGCACATCGACGACGCCAAAGCCAAAGGCGGCGAAGTGGTGGCCGGTGGCCAGCCGCACGCCTTGGGCGGCTTGTTCTTCCAGCCCACCATCGTTAAAAACGTAACCCAAGCCATGAAAGTGGCCAAAGAAGAAACCTTCGGCCCCTTGGCACCCGTATTCAAATTTGAACACGAAGACGAAGTGGTGGGCTACGCCAACGACACCGAATTCGGCCTAGCCGCCTATTTCTACAGCCGCGACATCGGCCGCGTGGTGCGCGTATCCGAAAACCTCGAATACGGCATGGTGGCAGTCAACACCGGCATCCTCTCCAACGAAGCCGCACCGTTTGGCGGCGTAAAACAATCCGGCCTCGGTCGCGAAGGCTCTAAATACGGCATTGAGGACTATGTGGAAATTAAATATATTTTATTAGCGATATGA
- the gabT gene encoding 4-aminobutyrate--2-oxoglutarate transaminase, translated as MSSSVEITQRRLAATARGVGIMCDFYAERAENAEIWTTEGKRYIDFAGGIGVLNTGHLHPKVQAAVAEQLQKFSHTCYQVVPYESYVSAAEKINAKAPVGGTAKTFFLTSGAEAVENAVKVARAHTGRRGVIAFFGGYHGRTNFTLGLTGKVAPYKLGFGPFPADIVHAPYPNELHGVSVDDALAGIQKIFKATIAPTDVAAIIVEPVQGEGGFNVTPFDFLQALRELCDEHGIVLIFDEVQTGFARTGKLFATEHTGVAPDLITMAKSMAGGFPISGVVGKAEIIDAPAPGGLGGTYAGSPLALAAVDAVLDVIEEEQLCQRAQTLGDQLRARLEGLKGDIPQIRMVRGLGGMIAVEFMQPGSNEPDAAFAKKAQTHALENGLILLTCGMYYNVMRFLFPLTIQDNVFAEALDKMEAALRHAAQ; from the coding sequence ATGTCGTCATCCGTTGAAATCACCCAACGCCGCCTGGCCGCCACCGCCCGCGGTGTGGGCATTATGTGCGATTTTTACGCCGAACGCGCCGAAAACGCCGAAATCTGGACCACCGAAGGCAAGCGCTACATCGACTTTGCCGGCGGCATCGGCGTGCTCAACACCGGCCATTTGCACCCCAAAGTGCAGGCCGCCGTGGCCGAGCAGTTGCAAAAATTCAGCCACACCTGCTACCAAGTGGTGCCCTACGAAAGCTATGTGAGCGCGGCGGAAAAAATCAATGCCAAAGCCCCGGTGGGCGGCACAGCGAAAACCTTTTTCCTCACCTCCGGCGCCGAAGCGGTGGAAAACGCGGTTAAAGTGGCACGCGCCCACACCGGCCGCCGCGGCGTAATTGCCTTTTTTGGCGGCTACCATGGCCGCACCAACTTCACCCTCGGCCTCACCGGCAAAGTAGCGCCCTACAAACTGGGTTTCGGCCCCTTCCCCGCCGACATCGTACACGCGCCCTACCCCAATGAACTGCACGGCGTGAGCGTTGACGACGCATTGGCCGGGATTCAAAAAATCTTCAAAGCCACCATTGCCCCCACCGATGTGGCTGCCATTATTGTGGAGCCAGTGCAAGGCGAAGGCGGCTTTAACGTCACCCCGTTTGACTTTTTACAAGCCCTGCGCGAACTGTGTGATGAGCACGGCATTGTGTTGATTTTCGACGAAGTGCAAACCGGCTTTGCCCGCACCGGCAAACTGTTTGCCACCGAACACACCGGCGTGGCGCCCGACCTGATCACCATGGCCAAATCCATGGCCGGTGGCTTCCCCATTTCCGGCGTGGTTGGTAAAGCGGAAATCATTGATGCCCCCGCACCCGGCGGCTTGGGCGGCACTTATGCCGGCAGCCCCTTGGCATTGGCCGCCGTAGACGCCGTGCTCGACGTAATTGAAGAAGAGCAGCTGTGCCAACGCGCGCAAACCCTGGGCGATCAATTGCGCGCCCGCCTCGAAGGCCTGAAAGGCGACATCCCGCAAATCCGCATGGTGCGCGGCTTGGGCGGCATGATTGCGGTGGAATTTATGCAGCCGGGCAGCAACGAGCCCGACGCCGCCTTTGCCAAAAAAGCCCAAACCCACGCATTGGAAAACGGCCTGATTTTGCTCACCTGCGGCATGTACTACAACGTAATGCGCTTCCTGTTCCCGCTCACCATTCAAGACAATGTGTTTGCCGAAGCACTGGACAAAATGGAAGCCGCCCTGCGCCACGCGGCACAATAA
- a CDS encoding asparaginase domain-containing protein, with product MNTRKRIAILYTGGTIGMMQTEHGLAPCADLGSRAQTWLGGQMDTDWHLAAPLIDSSALTLADWQRWLAWLHQHLDNYDGVLILHGTDTLAYSANLLALALPALTKPVVLTGAQWPLGAPGSDAPLNLQTALAAFDLPDLKHVAIAFNGALYRAVGSSKVSTEHAAGFATPHFAPLGQWQPESGWQQLRLHELPPPLGHAAQATAFNPAVNIVCHTLTPGANSAMIAHSLQHFTADGVVLASYGHGNAPADADLLAAIAAVCAQGVPVLNISQVAQGCAAAVYAQGSALRAAGVINGGKCNRETAVALLTLAAANGWTQPQIEQMLRHWQLWV from the coding sequence ATGAATACGCGCAAACGCATTGCTATTTTATACACCGGCGGCACCATCGGCATGATGCAAACCGAGCACGGCTTGGCACCGTGCGCCGATTTGGGCAGCCGCGCCCAAACCTGGCTTGGCGGGCAAATGGATACCGATTGGCATTTGGCCGCGCCTTTAATCGACTCTTCCGCCCTTACCCTGGCCGACTGGCAGCGCTGGCTGGCTTGGCTGCATCAACATTTAGATAACTACGACGGCGTGCTGATTCTGCACGGCACCGACACCCTTGCCTATAGCGCCAATCTGCTGGCACTGGCCCTGCCCGCATTGACTAAACCGGTGGTACTCACCGGCGCGCAATGGCCGCTGGGCGCACCGGGCAGCGATGCCCCGCTAAACCTGCAAACTGCACTGGCCGCCTTTGATTTGCCCGATTTAAAACACGTGGCCATCGCCTTTAATGGTGCCTTATACCGCGCCGTGGGCAGCAGCAAGGTGAGCACCGAACACGCCGCCGGTTTTGCCACCCCCCATTTTGCACCGCTGGGGCAATGGCAGCCCGAAAGCGGCTGGCAGCAACTGCGCCTGCACGAATTACCGCCGCCGCTCGGCCATGCCGCCCAAGCTACCGCTTTTAACCCGGCCGTCAACATCGTTTGCCACACCCTCACTCCCGGTGCCAACAGCGCCATGATTGCCCACAGCCTGCAACACTTTACCGCCGACGGCGTGGTGCTGGCCAGCTACGGCCACGGCAACGCCCCCGCCGATGCCGATTTACTCGCCGCCATCGCCGCCGTATGCGCCCAAGGCGTGCCGGTGCTCAACATCAGCCAAGTGGCCCAAGGCTGTGCCGCCGCCGTGTACGCCCAAGGCAGCGCCTTGCGTGCCGCCGGGGTGATTAACGGCGGCAAATGCAACCGCGAAACCGCCGTGGCCTTACTCACCCTAGCCGCCGCCAACGGCTGGACACAGCCGCAAATTGAGCAGATGTTGCGCCATTGGCAATTGTGGGTTTAG
- the gltX gene encoding glutamate--tRNA ligase, whose protein sequence is MIRTRFAPSPTGFLHIGGVRTALFSWAFAKKHHGQFVLRIEDTDLERSTPESVQAILDGMHWVGLGYDEGPFYQTQRFERYAEVLQQLVAGGHAYYDYTSKEELDALRAEAEARGEHFWYDRRWRPESGKTLPEIPADVAPVVRFKMPLEGSTGWDDLVKGRIDIANSELDDLIIARADGSPTYNFCVVVDDFDMGITQVIRGDDHVNNTPKQINILQAMGGALPQYAHLPMILNEAGAKMSKRRDAVSVVDYDRQGILPVALLNYLARLGWGHGDDEFFDMAQFVAWFDLKDVSPSASRFNQEKLLWLNAQHIKATTNDALAELVRPRLAVRGIAAAEKPALADIMGLVKERVQDLNQLADECAYFYAKATPSEEELAKHWSDEAAARMLRFADKLEGVADWDAESIHALFKPFCAEEGIKMGQLGMPLRLAVCGTGKTPSVDAVLALIGREEVLRRMRGV, encoded by the coding sequence ATGATTCGTACCCGTTTTGCCCCCAGCCCCACCGGTTTTCTGCACATTGGCGGTGTGCGCACCGCTTTGTTTTCGTGGGCATTTGCCAAAAAACACCACGGCCAATTTGTTTTGCGCATCGAAGACACCGATTTGGAACGCTCCACGCCCGAATCGGTGCAAGCCATTTTGGACGGTATGCACTGGGTGGGCTTGGGCTACGACGAAGGCCCGTTTTACCAAACCCAGCGGTTTGAGCGCTATGCCGAAGTGTTGCAGCAGCTGGTGGCCGGCGGCCATGCTTATTACGACTACACCAGTAAAGAAGAGCTGGATGCCTTGCGTGCCGAAGCCGAAGCACGCGGCGAGCATTTTTGGTACGACCGCCGTTGGCGGCCGGAAAGCGGCAAAACGCTGCCTGAAATCCCCGCCGATGTGGCGCCGGTGGTGCGCTTTAAAATGCCGCTGGAAGGCAGCACCGGCTGGGACGACTTGGTGAAAGGCCGCATCGACATTGCCAACAGCGAGCTGGACGACTTGATTATCGCCCGCGCCGACGGCAGCCCCACTTATAACTTCTGTGTGGTGGTGGACGACTTCGATATGGGCATCACCCAAGTGATTCGCGGCGACGACCATGTCAACAACACCCCCAAGCAAATCAACATCCTGCAAGCCATGGGCGGTGCCTTGCCGCAATACGCGCATTTGCCGATGATTTTAAACGAAGCCGGCGCCAAAATGAGCAAGCGGCGCGATGCGGTGAGCGTGGTGGATTACGACCGCCAAGGCATTTTGCCGGTGGCGCTGCTCAACTATCTGGCGCGGCTGGGCTGGGGGCATGGCGACGATGAATTTTTCGATATGGCGCAATTTGTGGCTTGGTTCGACTTAAAAGACGTGAGCCCTTCGGCCAGCCGTTTTAATCAGGAAAAACTGCTGTGGCTCAATGCCCAACACATCAAAGCCACCACCAACGATGCCTTGGCCGAACTGGTGCGCCCGCGCCTGGCCGTGCGCGGCATTGCCGCTGCAGAGAAGCCAGCATTGGCCGACATCATGGGGCTGGTGAAAGAGCGGGTGCAAGACTTAAACCAACTGGCCGACGAATGCGCCTATTTTTATGCCAAAGCCACGCCCAGCGAAGAAGAACTGGCCAAACACTGGAGCGATGAAGCGGCGGCGCGGATGCTGCGCTTTGCCGACAAACTCGAAGGTGTGGCCGATTGGGATGCCGAATCCATCCATGCTTTGTTTAAGCCGTTTTGTGCCGAAGAAGGCATTAAAATGGGGCAACTGGGCATGCCGCTGCGCTTGGCCGTGTGCGGCACCGGCAAAACCCCGTCGGTAGACGCCGTGCTGGCCTTGATTGGGCGTGAAGAAGTGTTGCGGCGGATGCGCGGCGTGTAA